The stretch of DNA TAAATTAGCCCCATCAAATCTTGGGTCAGTTCAAAGATTCTcctttgcatgaaaaaaaaagtatgaagaGCTAATTGAATGAACTGGCGAATGATGATAAACGAATCAAGGCGGCGAGGATGACATAATGGTATTCTGGCTCCGCCCCAAGGCGCAACGTGGCTATAAAAGCCTCCGGCTCGACGCGTCGTCATCGCTCTCACTAGAGTTTAGGCGCGTGTGGACGCGGATCGATTGCGCAAGCCATCAAAGACTCGTAAGAAAGGCCGGCGCCGGCTGGGAATTCCCGTCCTGGTCATTATGATCATAAGCATCAGTATGATATGGGCCGTAGTGGTGGCCTTTTGCTGCCTCCTTTGGTTGGCTGTCGGGATACGACGCAGGTGAGGATGCCTTCCGTTCCGTCGTTACATTATTTCGGGGGCAAGTTTTCAAAAAGAATGGGTCACGTAGATATTTTGAGGTCCAATTGGCTTTAAGCTAGAGGGCCGCATCCCATTACTGGCAACTGCTGACTTGTCAGGGGTCCAAAGCATTTCAACTGTGGTAGATATGGGGCCAAATTATTTGGACTGAGATGACTGGTAGTGAAGGTGGCAATTGGGAGGAAGAGTGGGCTAACTCTGTtgacctcattggctgccattgtagATGGCAAAGGTGGTTCAAATGGTTTTGACAGGACTGTTAGTGACCGTTTACAAATTTGAGTGACGCCAAGCAAGAGTGGGCCAAGTCCATTATTATTGGGCCATGGTTTCTCAGTCAAGGACTGGATgggaaatatgaatgaatgtcttGTTGCCGCCCGCAGGCAGGCACAAGAACCGGCGGTGGAAAATGGCTTCATCCCCTACTTGGGTTGCGCTTTGCAATTCGGGGCCAACCCCCTTCAGTTCCTTCGCAGTCGCCAAAAGAAGTACGGCCCCATCTTCACCTGCAAGATCGCCGGCCAGTACATTCACTTCCTGTGCGACCCCTTCTCCTACCACTCGGTCATCCGACAAGGCCGCCACCTGGACTGGAGGAAATTCCACTTTGACACGTCGGTGAAGGTAAACGGCGCCCAAACCGCCCACCTTCCTTCATTGGCCAGCGACGTCAAAGCCCTTTCTCTCACCAGGCATTTGGCCACGACAGCTTCGACCCTCGGAAAGGCCACACCACGGAAAATCTCCACCAGACTTTTCTGAAGACCCTGCAGGGGGAAGCTCTACCTTCCCTGATCGAAAGCATGATGGAACACCTCCAAGACGTCATGCTCAAGTCCAACACGCTCAGTCCCAGCAAGGATCGATGGGAAGTGGACGGCATATTCGCCTTCTGCTACAAGGTAAGGTCGGCCAAGACCGTCCCGTGCACCGGACCGTCGCGGTCTGACCGTGCCGTCCCGCCAGGTGATGTTCGAATCGGGCTACCTGACCCTGTTCGGGAAAGATCTCGGGGAGGATAAGGGCCAGGCCCGGCTGGCGGCCCAGAAGGCCCTGGTTCTCAACGCCTTGGAGAATTTCAAAGAGTTTGACAAGATCTTCCCGGCCTTGGTGGCCGGCCTGCCCATCCACGTCTTCAAGAGCGCCTACAGCGCCAGGGAGGTCAGTTGGGACGTCTCGACCATTGAATTCCGAGTCTTGATCCGCTCTTCCCCGTACAGAATCTGGCCAAAACCATGCACGCCGAGAAACTGTCCAGGCGGGAGAACGTCTCGGACCTGATCTCCATGAGGATGATCCTCAACGATTCCTTATCCACCTTCAACGATCTGAGCAAGGCCAGGACTCACGTGGCTCTGCTGTGGGCTTCGCAGGCCAACACTTTGCCGGCCACTTTTTGGAGTCTTTTCTACATGATTAGGTAGGATTTTTCTTCCGTTTGACTTTGCCCATTTTAGACCGCCATTCAATTTGATCGAACTCCAGGTAGAGTAAGTAAATTCACGGAGTAAGCGTTGAAAAACTACAATCTTTGCCTCCGACTGATTTGAGCGCAGTAGTTACGTGGCATTACCTAACGCTTATCACCATCAGGTAACAGATAGTCAATAGGTTAGCCCGATAGGCCGCCGATAAGCGTGTTTGACCTTCATTTCTGAGATTTGGCAGCGGTTTCACAGGACTTGTGTGGCCTTGAAAATACGCAAAGGGAAAAGATACCAGGAAACTGGAAGCGCTTCTACGAAATGAATGACAATTGTGTACACGCAAGGTCAAAGCAATGTATGCTATTTGTTTGCAGGAGTCCGGACGCAATGAAAGCGGCACGTGAGGAGGTCCACAGAGTTCTGGCCACCTCCGGTCAGACGGTTAACCCCAACGACCCGACGTTGAGCGTGAAACGGGAGCAGCTGGACAACATGCCTGTTTTAGGTGAGATTATTGCCATATAAAAGCATCACATATACATGCTATATACGTAGTATCTCATATACACTATGTACTGTTTCTTTAGCGCAATTGCCTGTTCTTTAGGGACGGATATTAGCATTTTTGTCTGTTACCCTTAACAAGAAACAACtactataaaaaaatgctaaatatttattaaaaatcccTCAAGAATTCCAAGAAAAATTCAGTAGGAAAAGAACTTACAACTGCTGTAGTCCTCTGACCCAAGATGGCCACCCTTCCCCGACATACCTACATATACGAAAGCATATTCCCACGCCACTTTTGTCACGCCGACTCCACCCTACCGCATCCTCGTCCGACCATTTTCCGTGTCCACCGCCGTCATTTGACTTGACCTTTCGTTGGCAGACAGCATCATAAAAGAAGCCATGCGTCTGTCCAGCGCGTCCATGAACGTACGCGTTGCCAAGGAGGACTTTTTACTCCACCTGGACAACCAGGACGCCTACCGCATCAGGAAAGACGACGTCATAGCCCTCTACCCGCCCATGCTGCACTACGACCCGGAGATCTTCGAAGACCCTTACGTAAGAATCCTTGGTGGTCAGCGTAAAAATCCCAGTCAggtttttaaggccattttttttccaggagtaCAAATTTGACCGCTTCCTGGACGAAAACGGCCAAGAGAGAAGCACTTTCTATCGCAACGGAAGGAAGTTACGCTACTTCTGCATGCCCTTTGGCTCCGGGGTCACCAAATGCCCCGGTCGCTTTTTTGCCATCCACGAAATTAAGCAGTTCTTGACGCTGgttttgtcttattttgaaatggaaCTTCTGGATCCGGCCATCAAAGTCCCACCTCTTGACCAATCGCGTGCCGGGTTGGGGATTCTCCAACCCACGTACGATAttgattttaaatacaaattaaaaagtcacttttaaaTTTTGGGTGGCTGTtcagcgaaaaaaaaaaatattgataaaatgtggcaaaatgtatatagtgtatatttaaatgtcaaGTGATTGCTACATATGTAAATAGATGTTTTCAGCCATGTATATAACACATTGATTTGTTGAACATAAATTCTGCCTTTTATAAAATCAATGTCTCTTCTTtattttgaatgacatttttttggggtcaaaaATAATGGCCATGAAGAAAAtgctttcactacacagtgatGTGTATTGTTCAGTACAGTACTCACAATTAGGTACCATGTCATAAACTAACCGCACCTGACTAACAAGTTACTCACTACATCATTTGGAATTCCTACAGTAACCTTTGACCTAGAACCACAGTTTTCAACCTCCCACAAAGTACACAAAGACCCCACAAATTCCACATTTACATAAATGTTTCAGAATAATGAATGtagctttttttcccaattcaaAACTAACATAGCTAAGCTAGCAGGCTAACAACAGTATCTTTTCAAACGGTTCAAAATGTgacatcatttttaattttaaaaaatatgaaaaatatcgcTTTCATTTGACACACAGTTTCatcattcaaaaatacatttatctttgaatttcattcattccaaTAAATCGTGATATTGTACAAAATGAAGACTTTTTAGTGGCACTGACCTTGAACATGGATCTTCTGTGCtgtttactttttaaatgtttttggtgaTATTCAAAGTCCCGGTTGCCATCctaagaagcaaaaaaatatatattaacaatatatttaTGACTTCTTTTCAGGGAATGTTGTCGGCCAACTTATGCAGTAATAATGCGTTATAATAGCACCTTGTCAAACGGGCAAAATGCTTGCACGCTAGCTTAACACAACACAAAACCGCACCACACTTGtacaacttatgaacactcagcGAGAGTGAAATAATAGCCTCCTTTGTATTGGCTACAATGACAAATGATGAGTAACAAGGACAACATGTCCAATTTTTGGACACTAAAAGGAGTAGATTGAGGttaaaaatgcatccaaataCTTTGGAAAGTAACGGACTCTCCTGATTTTCTTGAAATAGTCAATTTGATCAGCCCGTTTTACCTGCAGTAACCTCTCGGCTTCGGGCAGGCCGGCAGAAAATGAACCGAAATGCCCTCGGCTGAGCTAATGATTCAGAGAAGGATATTGCGACAAGTACAGAGTTGAATGTTGATCTCAGTTCAGCAGACCCCATTTATttctgtagtattttttttgcaagttctTGAATATTCATCCAATGCTTTATGTATGTACAGTTAATTAAACAGACATTGATTCATCAAAGTGGGAGGACCggtaacaaacattttttaataaattttctTTTCTTGGAGGTTAACATTGGTCAGTAAAATATTTCAGCTGTCAGAAGTCGCGTGACGCAACCTTTGACCTCAGAAAGCCAGTGTTTATTGTCAAACAAATGGCAACCCCTCTGGAAGAATATTTGTCTATGCCGTGATAGTGAGAGAGCTggataaacttaaaaaaaaacatgtataaaaaGCATACACAATTGGATTTTAGACTTTTCCCCTTAAGTAACCCATTGAATCACCTTATTTAGGCTTACCAGAAAAAGACAAAGACAAAGACAACGTTTTGTTGTCAAACATTATGTTCTGCCTGTTGTtagatcttttttattttaattgaaatgccTCTCACAATGGCGGCCCTGTTCTTTGTTCtggtttttaatcaaataaaatccTTAAAACAACTCATTGAACGACAGAATTTAGTGACGAGACTCCTGACTGTGCATACAAGGGAGCTGATACAAAGAATATTAACATGTTAATAACATACACATGACTAATAGTTCATTGTTTAGGCTACACCATTAAGCAAGTGGCCATTTTATTATCTCATGCTCATTCGGAACGAATACTTACGTAGTTGAATAaaggttttatttgtattttattcggTGAAAGGTAACGATTAGCAACGTTAGCATGTTTTGGCATTTAGCTCATTCTGACAACGTCATACCGACTGGAACATGTTAGCAGCACGTTCTTATAAGCGCAACGATAAAAGATACTTATTTGTTATTGGTTTTTGCTCTAAAGTCTTACCAGCGTCTTCAAGTGTGTGGCGGTGACCCTCAAAATGGAGCACCAACTGTACCAGTCAAGAACACCGTGTAGGGTTcctttttcaacaaaat from Stigmatopora nigra isolate UIUO_SnigA chromosome 9, RoL_Snig_1.1, whole genome shotgun sequence encodes:
- the cyp7a1 gene encoding cytochrome P450 7A1, which encodes MIISISMIWAVVVAFCCLLWLAVGIRRRQAQEPAVENGFIPYLGCALQFGANPLQFLRSRQKKYGPIFTCKIAGQYIHFLCDPFSYHSVIRQGRHLDWRKFHFDTSVKAFGHDSFDPRKGHTTENLHQTFLKTLQGEALPSLIESMMEHLQDVMLKSNTLSPSKDRWEVDGIFAFCYKVMFESGYLTLFGKDLGEDKGQARLAAQKALVLNALENFKEFDKIFPALVAGLPIHVFKSAYSARENLAKTMHAEKLSRRENVSDLISMRMILNDSLSTFNDLSKARTHVALLWASQANTLPATFWSLFYMIRSPDAMKAAREEVHRVLATSGQTVNPNDPTLSVKREQLDNMPVLDSIIKEAMRLSSASMNVRVAKEDFLLHLDNQDAYRIRKDDVIALYPPMLHYDPEIFEDPYEYKFDRFLDENGQERSTFYRNGRKLRYFCMPFGSGVTKCPGRFFAIHEIKQFLTLVLSYFEMELLDPAIKVPPLDQSRAGLGILQPTYDIDFKYKLKSHF